A region of the Pseudomonadota bacterium genome:
CAACGCGATCGTACACATCGTACGACAAGGCGAAACCCTGGCATCGATCGCGGAGCGCTACTACGGCGAGCCCCGCTTCGAGCGGGTGCTGGTTGCGGAAAACGGACTGACCACCGAGGGCGGCTCGGCGATAGTCGTCGGCCTGCGCTTGCGGATTCCCACGGTGTCGTTCCACGTGGTTCGGCCCGACGAGACCTGGGCCGACCTGGCGCGGCGTTACTACGGCGCTGCGCGGCGCGCCTACGTCCTGGTAGCAGCCAACGACGCCCAGGTGGGCCGCTCACCCGACACCGGCGCCGAAATCGTTGTGCCCTATCCGGTACGTCACGTTGCACGACGGGGCGAAACGCTTAGCCAAATCGCCAAACTGTACTACGCCAATCCCAACCGATGGGGCTTTCTGCGGCGCTTCAACTCCGGACTTCGCCACAGCGTGGCTCGGGGCCAGATCGTGCTGGTGCCGCTGCCGACGCTGGTGCTCTCGAAGACGGGACGGGAGCTGGTCCACAAGAACGCAGGCGCCACGGTCTTGGGTGGACAGGTTCGCGCCGAGCAATCGATCACACAAGGGCAGCTGCCGCGCCTTGGCGAACACGTACGTCGTGGCCGCTACGCCGAAGCCGTAGCGATGGCGAGCCGCCTGCTGGCCGAGCCGCACCTGACCAGCGGCCAATTCGTGCAGCTGCAGCGGGAGCTGGCCGTGGCCTACGTTGCTTTGGAGCGCGAG
Encoded here:
- a CDS encoding LysM peptidoglycan-binding domain-containing protein, coding for NAIVHIVRQGETLASIAERYYGEPRFERVLVAENGLTTEGGSAIVVGLRLRIPTVSFHVVRPDETWADLARRYYGAARRAYVLVAANDAQVGRSPDTGAEIVVPYPVRHVARRGETLSQIAKLYYANPNRWGFLRRFNSGLRHSVARGQIVLVPLPTLVLSKTGRELVHKNAGATVLGGQVRAEQSITQGQLPRLGEHVRRGRYAEAVAMASRLLAEPHLTSGQFVQLQRELAVAYVALEREELAVAALRLALEREPGLTLDRVQTSPRVLEAFRKARTRRAQAGPVRQRKQSGVP